Proteins from one Mucilaginibacter jinjuensis genomic window:
- a CDS encoding ferredoxin--NADP reductase — MNTIQLIVDSIKQETRDTATFYLRPANGEQIIYQAGQFITLIFTHHDEEITRSYSLSSSPHEELLSITVKRISNGEISRFMLAHVKAGDTLTAIRPAGRFVLPENLSHRQLIYFSAGSGIVPVFAQLKYALAEGMDLRFTLIYSSQSTTDIIFKAQLDELSLSHPNQLSIKYLISDEANRLNNLMVEKLVKQLTNGHYDDTLFYICGPFPYMRMIQFALHYMGVHSGNIHKENFVLETIPVTSSITNFPPHKIKIHLKNEWYDLMVGENQSILQAALQNNIQLPYSCRSGACSACFARCTNGKVEVASNEVLTPDDMRNGYILTCTGHPLDDDVVIEFN, encoded by the coding sequence ATGAATACCATCCAGCTGATTGTTGACAGCATAAAACAGGAAACCCGCGATACGGCTACTTTTTACCTCCGCCCTGCTAATGGCGAGCAGATAATTTATCAGGCCGGGCAGTTTATTACGCTGATATTTACGCATCATGATGAGGAGATTACGCGATCTTATTCGTTGAGTTCATCACCTCATGAAGAGTTGTTGTCGATCACGGTTAAGCGGATTTCAAACGGTGAAATTTCCCGGTTTATGCTGGCTCATGTAAAGGCAGGCGATACGTTGACGGCTATTCGACCCGCTGGTAGGTTTGTATTACCTGAGAATCTAAGCCATCGCCAACTGATTTACTTTTCAGCAGGTAGCGGCATTGTGCCTGTTTTTGCTCAGTTGAAATATGCTTTGGCGGAGGGAATGGATTTGCGGTTTACGTTGATCTATAGCAGCCAGTCTACTACCGATATTATCTTTAAAGCACAGCTGGATGAGTTATCACTTAGCCATCCAAATCAATTGTCAATTAAATACCTCATCAGCGACGAAGCCAATCGCCTCAATAATTTGATGGTAGAAAAACTGGTGAAACAACTCACCAACGGCCATTACGATGATACGTTATTTTACATCTGCGGACCGTTTCCCTATATGCGGATGATCCAGTTTGCGTTGCATTATATGGGTGTACATTCGGGCAATATCCATAAGGAAAACTTTGTGCTCGAAACCATCCCGGTAACCAGCAGCATCACCAATTTCCCGCCCCATAAAATTAAGATCCATTTAAAAAATGAGTGGTACGATCTGATGGTGGGCGAAAATCAATCTATACTGCAAGCTGCGCTGCAAAATAATATCCAGTTACCTTATAGTTGCCGAAGCGGTGCATGCTCGGCCTGTTTCGCCAGATGTACCAACGGCAAGGTTGAAGTAGCCAGTAACGAAGTACTGACACCTGATGATATGAGGAATGGTTACATACTAACCTGTACCGGCCACCCGCTTGATGATGATGTAGTGATTGAGTTTAATTAA
- the pnuC gene encoding nicotinamide riboside transporter PnuC, which yields MTNYIELIGVITGLLCVYLAAINNIWNWPFAIISVTLYIFIFFEARLYADMGLQFYFLGANIYGWYFWSHKKEPEVKIPVVSITSKQIIWTIIAIALITPSLGYTLIKLSPILHYKPAAYPYLDSFCTAVSLIAQLFMARKIYQNWLMWVFVDLIYIGVYFIKHLQPTAIMYAIYAVIAFMGYLDWRKEFNKQQAKLN from the coding sequence TTGACAAATTATATAGAGCTGATTGGTGTTATTACGGGTTTGCTGTGCGTTTACCTGGCTGCCATTAATAACATCTGGAACTGGCCTTTCGCCATAATCAGCGTAACGCTTTATATCTTCATTTTTTTTGAAGCCCGCCTGTATGCAGATATGGGTTTGCAGTTTTATTTTTTAGGGGCTAATATTTACGGCTGGTATTTTTGGAGCCATAAGAAAGAACCGGAGGTTAAGATTCCGGTAGTATCTATCACTAGCAAGCAAATTATCTGGACTATAATTGCTATTGCTTTAATCACACCTTCATTAGGTTATACGCTGATTAAACTTTCCCCCATTCTACATTATAAACCCGCCGCTTACCCATATCTCGATAGTTTTTGTACAGCCGTGAGCCTGATAGCCCAGCTATTTATGGCCCGCAAAATTTACCAGAACTGGCTGATGTGGGTATTTGTTGATCTGATCTATATCGGAGTTTACTTCATCAAACACCTGCAGCCCACAGCAATTATGTATGCCATTTACGCCGTTATTGCTTTTATGGGCTACCTGGACTGGCGTAAGGAGTTTAACAAACAACAAGCAAAGCTTAATTAA
- a CDS encoding zinc-binding dehydrogenase: MKAVVLESAERPIVYKEIDKPVLGPGEALVQIKAAALNRRDYWITIGKYAGIKYPSVLGSDGSGIVTEVFDETDKHWLNQEVIINPSNNWGDSASYKSDDFKILGLPDYGTLAEYVKVEVKYLHYKPAHLSWEQAAAIPLAGLTTYRALFTKGQAKKGDKVLIVGVGSGTGTFALQWAVAAGCQVFVTSGNGEKIDRARHLGAAAGVNYKAQDWAEELKHMAGGFDVVIDSALGNDFAKVIDLCNPGARIVTFGGTAGNIPAFNARPLFWKQLQLLGTTMGTPEEFEAMLKLVNDKKIIPVIDEVFTMADAEKAFGKMENSSQFGKLVLTN, from the coding sequence ATGAAAGCAGTAGTATTAGAAAGCGCCGAAAGGCCAATTGTATATAAAGAGATTGATAAACCGGTTTTAGGCCCGGGCGAAGCCTTAGTTCAGATTAAAGCCGCTGCGTTGAACCGCCGCGATTACTGGATTACCATTGGCAAGTATGCCGGGATTAAATATCCTTCGGTATTGGGTTCTGATGGTTCGGGTATTGTGACTGAGGTTTTTGATGAGACCGACAAGCATTGGCTAAACCAGGAAGTAATCATCAACCCAAGTAATAACTGGGGAGATAGTGCGAGTTATAAATCAGACGATTTTAAAATTCTTGGCCTGCCAGATTATGGCACATTGGCCGAATATGTAAAGGTGGAAGTCAAATACTTGCATTACAAACCGGCACACCTGAGCTGGGAACAGGCTGCGGCTATTCCCTTGGCTGGGTTGACTACCTATCGTGCGCTGTTCACTAAAGGGCAGGCTAAAAAAGGTGATAAGGTGCTGATAGTTGGTGTAGGATCTGGCACAGGGACATTCGCTTTGCAATGGGCTGTGGCTGCGGGTTGCCAGGTATTTGTAACATCGGGCAACGGCGAAAAGATAGATCGTGCAAGGCACTTAGGCGCGGCGGCCGGTGTAAACTATAAAGCACAGGATTGGGCTGAAGAACTGAAACACATGGCAGGTGGTTTTGATGTGGTAATTGATAGTGCGCTGGGAAATGATTTTGCCAAGGTGATTGATCTGTGTAACCCCGGAGCGCGAATTGTTACATTTGGCGGTACGGCTGGCAATATCCCGGCGTTTAATGCCCGTCCGCTTTTCTGGAAGCAGCTGCAATTGCTTGGTACTACTATGGGCACGCCCGAGGAGTTTGAAGCCATGCTGAAACTGGTAAACGATAAAAAGATTATCCCGGTAATTGACGAGGTATTTACGATGGCCGATGCCGAAAAAGCTTTTGGTAAAATGGAAAATTCATCACAATTTGGTAAGCTTGTACTCACCAACTAA